The Amphiura filiformis chromosome 12, Afil_fr2py, whole genome shotgun sequence genome includes a region encoding these proteins:
- the LOC140166699 gene encoding snaclec agglucetin subunit beta-2-like — translation MLRKIALFIAVFGLVRCQDSDRCGPGGWSEFDGGCYLHIRDPKSWRSARKFCQSYGSDLTSISSQEENDFVADLANEEEAWIGMSDTWPQAGTIMEIGGEPLKLTATWAWSDGTPYGYTNWAPEQPSGVQDCIQINYDGKGLWDDQDFWTKLNFVCEKPVRVQDFRRGARRGNRGNRI, via the coding sequence ATGCTTCGTAAAATAGCGTTGTTTATAGCAGTTTTTGGCCTTGTCCGATGCCAAGATTCGGATCGGTGCGGTCCTGGTGGTTGGTCAGAATTTGATGGTGGATGTTATCTTCATATTCGAGATCCAAAGTCCTGGAGGTCAGCGAGAAAGTTTTGCCAATCGTACGGATCAGATTTGACTAGTATTTCATCTCAAGAGGAGAACGATTTTGTGGCTGATTTAGCAAATGAAGAAGAAGCGTGGATCGGTATGAGTGATACGTGGCCGCAGGCTGGTACGATCATGGAAATAGGAGGTGAACCCCTTAAACTTACGGCAACATGGGCATGGTCTGATGGTACACCTTATGGCTACACGAACTGGGCACCGGAACAACCGAGTGGAGTGCAGGATTGCATACAGATAAATTACGATGGTAAAGGTTTGTGGGATGACCAAGACTTCTGGACCAAATTGAATTTTGTTTGCGAAAAACCAGTCCGAGTCCAGGACTTTAGGAGAGGCGCGAGGAGAGGAAACCGCGGAAACCGGATTTAA
- the LOC140166698 gene encoding ATP-dependent DNA helicase PIF1-like: MHLFYRNDDVDDHNEKMLATLSTHIHTIQAIDIDQTGGRIIRRNEQPHKTTRKDRNTTLADELKLAVGARVMLISNVDVTDGLCNGVSGVFKGIEFCNSTNMPTVVYVKFDSSRIGAKARTTEFIPPHYQECTPIKPRKESFQLKGKTFTTTREQIPLKLSWAVTIHKIQGQTTDKAVISMKYLQQAMAYVALSRVTHLDGMYLMNFDARRIYCDDTVATNIAKMSQCDLSVANPLLEIDHNNYFIIAHHNIQSLNRHFEDMKNNSEFRKAHVICLSETWLTSSNNPETIAIDGYSLNQSILVVEEGLPSMFKTV, from the coding sequence ATGCATCTATTTTATCGCAACGATGATGTCGATGACCATAATGAGAAAATGCTAGCTACCTTGAGTACACATATACATACGATACAAGCCATTGACATTGATCAAACAGGTGGGCGAATCATAAGAAGAAATGAGCAACCACATAAGACAACACGCAAAGATCGCAACACAACTTTGGCAGATGAACTGAAATTAGCAGTGGGTGCCCGAGTTATGCTGATATCGAACGTTGATGTGACTGACGGTCTGTGCAATGGAGTTTCTGGCGTATTTAAAGGTATCGAATTCTGCAACTCGACAAATATGCCAACTGTCGTATATGTCAAATTTGATAGTTCTCGTATTGGTGCCAAGGCAAGAACAACAGAATTCATCCCACCACACTATCAAGAATGTACTCCCATAAAGCCACGCAAGGAATCGTTTCAGTTGAAAGGAAAGACGTTTACCACAACCAGAGAACAGATACCGTTAAAACTTTCCTGGGCTGTAACCATTCACAAGATCCAAGGACAAACTACGGACAAAGCAGTAATATCAATGAAATACTTGCAGCAGGCAATGGCATACGTAGCACTTAGTCGAGTCACTCATCTTGATGGAATGTATCTGATGAATTTTGATGCCAGGAGAATCTATTGTGATGACACTGTTGCAACCAATATTGCCAAGATGTCGCAATGTGATCTTTCCGTAGCTAACCCTTTATTAGAAATAGACCAcaacaactatttcattattgcaCATCATAACATACAGAGCCTAAATCGCCATTTCGAAGATATGAAAAACAATAGCGAGTTCAGAAAAGCTCACGTCATTTGCTTATCTGAAACCTGGTTGACAAGTAGCAATAACCCTGAAACAATTGCAATTGATGGTTATTCATTGAATCAATCAATTCTGGTAGTGGAAGAGGGGTTGCCATCTATGTTCAAAACAGTGTGA
- the LOC140165929 gene encoding sulfotransferase 4A1-like, giving the protein MAQVSSPEDHEEEIMQYYVVDGVRLPPFCRGKMEEIINFPVREDDVWILSYPRAGVWVTDLIFLILEGGDVSKADLSLETVEDNVPFLEAPSPGLETLKHLPSPRYIKSHLPYNLLPIEVREKMCKVVYLTRNPKDVMCSFYDFHRTVRMVNYKGTFAQFFYRFINNKLGYGSYFDHVVPWWNHRHDSNVYYLKYEDVKKDFMYAVQQLGEFLDHPTPHDTIQEIKDYWDDEPNYNRREDRVGFWKYYFTVHMNEKFDKLLPERMYDTDLEFEYVAS; this is encoded by the exons ATGGCACAGGTTTCATCTCCCGAAGACCATGAAGAAGAGATTATGCAGTATTATGTGGTGGATGGGGTTCGTTTGCCACCATTCTGTAGAGGAAAGATGGAAGAAATCATCAACTTTCCCGTGAGAGAAGATGATGTGTGGATTCTGTCCTATCCACGAGCAG GTGTGTGGGTCACAGATCTGATCTTCCTGATCTTGGAAGGTGGAGATGTCAGCAAGGCGGATCTGAGCCTGGAGACTGTAGAAGACAATGTACCATTCCTGGAGGCACCAAGTCCTGGCCTGGAGACACTCAAGCATCTTCCATCTCCTAGATATATCAAGTCACATCTTCCTTATAATCTTCTACCAATCGAAGTACGAGAGAAGATGTGCAAG GTTGTGTACCTGACAAGAAACCCTAAAGATGTCATGTGTTCCTTCTACGATTTCCATCGGACGGTCAGAATGGTCAACTACAAAGGGACGTTTGCCCAGTTTTTCTACCGATTCATCAACAATAAGT TGGGATATGGTTCATATTTTGACCATGTAGTTCCATGGTGGAATCACAGACATGATAGTAATGTGTACTATCTGAAGTATGAAGATGTCAAAAAG GATTTTATGTATGCTGTCCAACAACTGGGAGAATTTTTAGATCATCCGACTCCTCACGATACAATACAAGAAATTAAGGATTACTGGGACGATGAGCCGAACTACAATCGCAGAG AGGACCGTGTGGGCTTCTGGAAGTACTACTTCACCGTCCACATGAACGAGAAGTTTGACAAATTACTACCAGAGCGGATGTACGACACAGACTTGGAATTTGAATATGTGGCATCATGA